In Aphis gossypii isolate Hap1 unplaced genomic scaffold, ASM2018417v2 Contig00674, whole genome shotgun sequence, a genomic segment contains:
- the LOC126554986 gene encoding uncharacterized protein LOC126554986 has product MNRNIITKKQRMNTIGSGLIEIERFRKGSKTFIIKNCENYIDYKLFFNYILHELILKLRQSCIKTSIKFNLHVDATYTRPITHDKQDVAFKTSNVLACNSSDFASLLNIKFDKILAEESEFIAKGSGWTLVSIDGLQLRINLVNPLKGGTYLDLPKFIREKKAIINVKNKDKYCFKYSILTKYDKRSNKSRFNQKYFDFLEKKSGLDFKCIDFPTPINQIKKFERLNNVSVNVYSLNNKGTIFPLFINNKEEKNHFDLFFVNNHKTSHYCYIKDFSRFIRSQKTKNCSKLIICKRCFTTFGNKPCKSKLWGETGLTEHKKCVVRIN; this is encoded by the coding sequence ATgaacagaaatataataacaaaaaaacagcGTATGAACACGATTGGAAGTGGACTTATTGAAATAGAAAGATTTAGAAAAGGTTCAAAAACTTTCATAATTAAGAactgtgaaaattatatagattacaaattattttttaactatattttacatgagttaattttaaagttaagacAATCGTGTATTAAAACGtcgatcaaatttaatttacacgttGACGCTACTTACACACGTCCTATAACACATGATAAACAAGATGTGGCTTTTAAAACTTCGAATGTTTTAGCATGTAATTCATCCGATTTCGCTAGTTTGTTAAACataaagtttgataaaatattagctgAAGAATCTGAATTTATTGCTAAAGGTTCAGGATGGACACTTGTTTCAATAGATGGGTTACAGTTGAGAATCAATTTAGTAAATCCATTAAAAGGAGGtacatatttagatttacctaaatttatacgagaaaaaaaggctattataaacgttaaaaataaagataaatactgttttaaatattctatactaaCCAAATATGATAAGCGTTCTAATAAATCACgatttaaccaaaaatattttgattttcttgaaaaaaagagtgggttagattttaaatgtattgatttcccaacaccaataaatcaaattaaaaaatttgaacgtttaaataatgtttcagttaatgtttatagtttaaataataaaggtactATTTTccctctatttataaataataaagaagaaaaaaatcattttgatttattttttgtcaataatcataaaacatcacattattgttatattaaagatttttcaagatttattagaagtcagaaaactaaaaattgttctaaattaattatttgtaagaggtgttttacaacttttggaaataaaccATGTAAAAGTAAACTTTGGGGTGAAACAGGATTAactgaacataaaaaatgtgtagtaagaataaattag